TTACTGATCCGATTACTGAGGTTAACAATGTTATTGCTCAAACCGAAGCACAGGCTAGAGCGCAAGGAAAGACTTATAAAAATTATATTATTTTGGGACATCTAGGGGTTGATACAACAACCAAGGAAGAATGGCGCGGAGACAGTCTCGCTCAAGCACTGGCTAAGAATAGTCTGCTGGCTGGTAAAAATGTCATTGTACTTGATGGTCATTCGCATACAGCTAAAACGCAAACCTATGGCAATGTGACCTATAATCAAACAGGAAGTTATCTCAATAATGTTGGTCTGATTAAGCTCAATTCCAAGGAGATCCTAAGCAATGCGTTGATTTCTGCTCAGGATGCCAAGACAGTAGCAGCTGACCCCAATGTGCAGATGATGGTTGATCAGATTGAGACTAAGTATAAAGCTGACAGTTCTACTATTTTAATTGCCAATAGTCCAGTTGAACTCAATGGCGATCGCATGAATGTGCGTGTTCGTGAGACAAATCTGGGGAATGCAGTGGCAGATGCCTTGCTTGATTATGGACAAACGGGCTTTTCACATAAGTCCAATTTAGCTGTTACTAATGGCGGTGGTCTTCGTGAAACAATTGCCAAGGATAAGCCTATTACCAAAGGAGATATTATTGCTGTTTTGCCTTTTGGTAATAGCGTTGCGCAAGTCGCCGCGACAGGGCAGAATATCAAAGATATGTTTACCAAATCTCTAGGTTCTATTTTACAAGCAGATGCTAAAGGCAAGTCTGTTCTTGACGAAAATGGTCAGCCATTGTTTGAGCCAAGCGGCGGTTTCTTACAAATTGCTGGTGCTAAGGTTTACTATGATACTAGCTTAGAACCGAGAAAACGTATCCTTTATATTGCAATTTTAGATCCAGAAACAAAGACCTATCAGCCTCTGGATTTGACAAAAATTTACTATCTCGTCACGAATGACTTTTTAGCAGCAGGCGGTGATGGCTATACCATGTTGGGAGGTAGCCGCGAAGAAGGTCCATCTATGGACAGTATCTTCACTGATTATCTATCTCGTGCTAATTTGACGCAATATCGAGTGATTAACCCTAATTCGCGTAGCATTTCCATATCATCAACCAAGGACTCAGATGGTGATGGACAGCCTGATTATTTGCAATTAATTGCTGATAACAAGGCCACTGTTCCTCAAAAGGGGTTTGACTCTGGTCAAGACAAGTCAGAAGTTATTACCTTGTCTTATTCAAAAAATTGGAGAGCAGACCAATCCTTACTAATCTCTGCTCTTCATCAGACAGCTCCATTAGCAGAAAAATTTTCTTCCTATCAGGAAAAACAAGAATTGCCATTAACTGGCAGCTGTAATTCTGTTCTTGTGATTTTAGCTGGCCTTTCCTTAACTTCTTATGGCTTGTACAGTAGCTATCGTAAAGCTTATGGGAAAGAAAAATAAAGACTATCACTATTTCTTAATTTCTTAAACGCGTAAAAATTCCCTCAATTATTTCGATTGAGGGAACTCTTTTTAATGTGTTTTTTGTTTAGTAATATTGAGACCAAAAGGAACTAAACTTTCGGTTTTATTTTTAATACGTAGCAAATTTTCACGATGGCGTATGATAATCAAACTGCCTGCTGAAATAACAATTAAGACAAACAGAAAATCATAGTCTTTTAAAAGAAAGTGTAGAGCAGGAAAAATCAATACGGTAATAATAGCAATACTGGCAGCAATGACACTTGATAAGGAAATCATGCTGGTTAGATAAAGAGTAAAGAAGAAAATGAACAAAAGGAAAATAAGATAGAAAGGAGCAAAACCTAATAAAA
This region of Streptococcus mutans genomic DNA includes:
- the nt5e gene encoding cell surface ecto-5'-nucleotidase Nt5e gives rise to the protein MKKKAIIIPVLSTLLLSGAILTAHVHADDLTTEPSADSSTQSSSLSFSEQTADSGQETSQVSDAISSVAAVKSADDSKSVFEDSHSDEVSSSSASSSPKPAVNCVSDEATTTILHTNDMHGRFLEDSSNGVIGMPKLAGIAAESRKKGTTLLLDSGDAIQGLPITNNSKGEDAVALMNATGYDAMTVGNHEFDFGLDQLKTLVKKLDFPIISSNIYVNGVRLFQASTVIDKNKNIDGDEYVVIGVTTPETATKTHPRNVLGVTFTDPITEVNNVIAQTEAQARAQGKTYKNYIILGHLGVDTTTKEEWRGDSLAQALAKNSLLAGKNVIVLDGHSHTAKTQTYGNVTYNQTGSYLNNVGLIKLNSKEILSNALISAQDAKTVAADPNVQMMVDQIETKYKADSSTILIANSPVELNGDRMNVRVRETNLGNAVADALLDYGQTGFSHKSNLAVTNGGGLRETIAKDKPITKGDIIAVLPFGNSVAQVAATGQNIKDMFTKSLGSILQADAKGKSVLDENGQPLFEPSGGFLQIAGAKVYYDTSLEPRKRILYIAILDPETKTYQPLDLTKIYYLVTNDFLAAGGDGYTMLGGSREEGPSMDSIFTDYLSRANLTQYRVINPNSRSISISSTKDSDGDGQPDYLQLIADNKATVPQKGFDSGQDKSEVITLSYSKNWRADQSLLISALHQTAPLAEKFSSYQEKQELPLTGSCNSVLVILAGLSLTSYGLYSSYRKAYGKEK